A DNA window from Rhinolophus ferrumequinum isolate MPI-CBG mRhiFer1 unplaced genomic scaffold, mRhiFer1_v1.p scaffold_109_arrow_ctg1, whole genome shotgun sequence contains the following coding sequences:
- the LOC117019937 gene encoding translation initiation factor IF-2-like — MSQPRDSGAPTLLPVRMRTHSSRFRDSAEVPPRAPARPRTHRPGPPTGSRGPGEPDVMEARRPDWPTATHVRLPHPETVTTPRDRNHRPPGRRPTSPSTRDHSTPRPWTAPAVPRPGGRPSWWMEVGVGEPPECARCGEGGRVAGAFSRASLLCHLRSQRFQGECLRSGYLPKYRICHPPLTQFMGEKKIKSMCTFKLAA, encoded by the exons ATGTCTCAACCTCGCGACTCCGGCGCCCCAACGCTCCTTCCCGTTCGCATGAGAACACACAGCTCCCGCTTCCGGGACTCGGCGGAAGTCCCGCCCCGCGCGCCCGCGCGCCCGCGCACTCACCGGCCAGGCCCGCCGACTGGCTCTCGGGGCCCGGGAGAGCCTGACGTCATGGAGGCGCGACGCCCCGATTGGCC GACAGCGACCCACGTCCGCCTCCCTCATCCCGAGACAGTGACAACACCCCGTGACCGAAACCACCGCCCCCCAGGTCGACGACCCACGTCCCCCTCAACCCGGGATCACTCAACCCCTCGACCCTGGACGGCGCCCGCTGTCCCCCGCCCCGGCGGTCGGCCGTCCTGGTGGATGGAGGTCGGGGTGGGAGAGCCCCCCGAGTGTGCTCGCTGCGGAGAAGGCGGTCGGGTCGCGGGTGCCTTCAGTCGCGCGTCGCTACTCTGTCACCTGCGTTCTCAGAGATTCCAAGGGGAGTGCTTAAGATCCGGGTATCTTCCCAAATACAGAATATGTCACCCGCCCCTGACCCAATttatgggggagaaaaaaatcaaaagtatgtGCACCTTTAAGCTTGCTGCCTGA